A stretch of DNA from Posidoniimonas polymericola:
GACTCGTTCGAGCTGCCGCAGGAGGGCCCCGCCCCGCAGGCGATCGCGCTGGACATTCTGCACGAGGACGACGACCTGATCGTCGTGAACAAGCCGCCCGGCATGGTCGTGCACCCCGCCAAGGGGCACTGGGAAGGGACGCTTGCCAGCGCGCTGGCGCACCACTTCGGCCAGCTCTCTGACATCGGCGGGGCCGCCCGGCCCGGCATCGTGCACCGCCTGGACCGCGACACCTCCGGCGTGCTGGTGGTCGCCAAGCACAACCGGGCGCACGAGCACCTGGCCGCCCAGTTCCACGACCGCACCACCGAGAAACGCTACCTGGCGATCACCCAGGGCGTGCCCGACCGCGACGAGGATGTGGTCGACAAGCCAATCGGCGACCACCCCCACAGCCGGGAAAAAAAGGCGGTACGCATCGGCCACCCCTCGAGCCGCGACGCGCTCACACGGCTCAAGGTGCTCGAGCGGTTCCGCGGCTTCGCGCTGGTCGAGTGTATGCCTAAGACCGGCCGCACCCACCAGATCCGCCTGCACCTGGCCCACATCCACTGCGCGGTGCTGTGCGATCGGCTGTACGGCGGCCGCAACCAGATCACCGAGGGCGAGCTCACGACCGGTCGCCCCGGCGGCGAGGTCGTGCTCGCCCGCCAGGCGCTGCACGCCACGCAGCTCTCGATCGATCACCCCACGACCGGCGAGCGGGTGACCTTCCAGGCCAAGTTGCCGACCGACATCGAACAGACGGTTTCCCGGCTGCGGGCGGCGAAGTGAATCCGTGGGTGCTTGCTGCAGAATTGTCAGCGGCTACATTGGCTTGTCGCCGAGAAGCTTGAAACGGGGGCTGGCTCGCGGCCGCGCGGCAAGTGGTTGCCAAGCAGCAGGCTTTATCGCGGCCGAGTGCCTGTCCCCGTTTCAAGCGGCGCCTCACGAGAGAACCGAAACGACTAGGTTGGTCCGTCCAAAAACGGAGACAGGCACGGCGCGAGCCAAGTGAAAATGGGCTCGGTCCCGTCGAACGCTTCGAGCCAGTCCCCGTTTTCGGACGCGTCACCCCTACAGCAAGGAGCCCGCGATGGGCCTGATTGCCGAGTTCAAAAAGTTCGCCCTCCGCGGCAACGTGGTCGACCTGGCGGTCGGCATCGTGATCGGCGCCGCGTTCAAGGACATCGTCACGGCGTTGGTCGACAAGATCATCATGCCCGTGATTGGCGCCATCACGGGCGGCATTAACTTTGGCGACAGAGCGTTTAAGCTGCCGGTGCCGGGCCTCGACGCCGCCGACCAACCCGAGATCGGCTACGGCGCCCTCCTGCAGGCGTCGATCAACTTCTTGATCATTGCCTTTGCGCTGTTCCTGGTTATTAAGGCGATCAACAAGGTCGAGGAGCAGTTCGCCGACCCGGGCCAGCCCGACCCCGCGCCGCCGCCCGAGGACATCAAGCTGCTCCGCGAGATCCGCGACGCGTTGGTGAAGAACGAGGGCTGACTTCGATCCGATCCAGGCCCAGCTTATCCCCCTCCCCGGCAGGGGGAGGGGCTAGGGGAGGGGGTTCGCCCCGGTTTTCGGCAGCGTTACGGCTCCTAAGAACAAGAGGTCGCAGAGAGAAGCGGGCGCCGCACGCTATGCTAATTTGTGCAACCGCTTCTACAGCAAGACGAGTCTGTCAGGCAAACTCTGCCTTACTGCCTTGACGAGCGTAGAGCAGCTTCGAAATCGGTCGCAAAAATTGCGAATTGATCGTGCCATCCTTCACCTTCAGCGATCTGCTGGATAGGCCCCGATGACGAGAAGTAGTGCTCTAGTTGTCGATGATCGAAAGCCTTCCTCTTGCCGATTGCTTCGATAGCGATCGCAAGATCCATTGCGATATCGGCGTCGCTAAGCCCATCGATGGACCAACCGTTCTCGCACTTTTCTAGGCGATTCTTCGTCTCAGCCAGGCATGTCAACAGTCGTGAGGAATTCATACTGGCAGTCTGAAGAGGATTTTCTTCGAGACTGAATATTGCGTAGGAAACAGGAGGACGCAGAGAAAGCAGAGAAGAGTCGGCCGCGCGTGCTCTGCTCTCTCTGCGTCCTCCTGTTCTCTGATTTAAATGCGGGTGGGCCTGGCGGCCCACGCTAAGCGTTTTCTTATCCGCGGCCGCCGATCGTGACCTTCCGCCCCTCAACGTGCACGCGGCCGTTGGCCAGCAGCTTCAGCACGTGCGGGTAGGCTTCCTTCTCGGCCTCGAACACGCGGGCGGCGAGGGTGTGGGCGTCGTCGTCGTCGAAGACCGGCACCGGCTGCTGCCAGATGATCGGGCCGTTGTCGTACTCGTTGTCGACAAAGTGCACCGTGACGCCGGTCACCTTGGCGCCGTAGTTCAGCACTGCCTGGTGCACGCGGTCGCCGTACATGCCGTGCCCGCAGAACGACGGGATCAGCGACGGGTGGATGTTCACCACGCGGCCCTCGAAGTCGGGCGGCACCGGGGCGAACTTCAGGAAGCCGGCCATCACGACCAGGTCGACCCCGGCGTGGCGGCAGGCGGCGAAGATCGCCTCGCCGTAGGCCTCGTGCGAGTCGAAGCCCTTCCGCTCGATCACCTCGCGGGCGATGCCGGCGTCGTCGGCGAACTGCTGGCCGGTCGCTTGGCCGCTGCTGGCGACGACCAACTTGATCTCGACCGGCAGCGAGCCCTCCCGCGCGAGGTCGATAAAGTTCTTCAGCGTCCGGCCCGAGCCAGAGATCAGGACGGCGATTTTCATCTTGGACGCGTCAGGCATGTTCGATTGGGTTGGTGAGAGTCTTCTGCCAGTAGCCGACATCGATCCAGCGATCGAACTTGTAGCCTACCTCCGTGTAGTGGGCCGCCTTGACGAAGCCGAGCCGCTCGTGCAGCGTCACGCTCGCCGCGTTGGGCAGGGCGATCCCGGCCATCAGCACGTGCACGCCGCGGCCCTCGAGTCGCCGTAGCAACTCATCATACAGTCGCCTGCCGTGCCCGTTGCCGCATGCGGCTGGCGAAAGGTAGACGCTGGTCTCCAGGGTATGCCGGTAGGCGGCCCGGGCGTGCCAGCGGCTCGCGTAGGCGTATCCTACCACCCCTTCGCCCGTTTCCAGCACCAGCCAGGGGTTATCCCGCGTCACGGTTTCGATGCGGCGTCCGATTTCCTCGGGCGTGACCGGTTCGAGCTCGAAGGTAACCACCGTGTTGGCGATGTAGTGGTTGTAGACTGCGGCAATGGCGTCGAAGTCGGCCGGCGTGGCGTCGCGGATTTTTGTCGGAACCATAGAATGCTCGTGTCGCACGCGGGCCCGACCTAAGCCAGCAGCGAGCCCTCCCGAGCTTCGGTCCAGGGGTTGGCGTCCCTGGCTACGTGCTGTCGGCCTTACGGGCCTGGGCCGATCAGCTACGCCAACCGTCTCACATACAGCTTGGCCGCGTGGTCGCCTAGCGCAATGTCGACCGGCTCAACGCCGCTCAGCGGCTGGAGCAAGAGCTTGTCGGCTAGGGTTTCGCCGGCGAGGTACTCCTGGTGCTGCTCGACCGCCTGCCGGACCGGTTGGGCGTCGGTCTCGACGCCGATCTCGATGCGGTCGGTGAACTCGCAGCCGATCTCCTTGCGGCGGTCCTGGATGGCGCGTTTCAGGTCCTGGGCCAGGCCCTCGGCGATCAGCTCGTCGGTCAGCTCGGTGGCCAGCACCACCACGACGCCGCGGTCGTTGGCCGACGCCCAGCCCTCCTTGGCGGTGATGCGGATCTCGACCTCCGCCGGCAGCAGCTCGACCTCCTGGCCCTCGACCGTCAGGTTGATCTTGCCGTTGTCGCGGAGGTTGGCCAAGAGCTCGCTGCCGCTCGCCTGGTTGAGCGCAAACTTGACCTTCGGCATCAGCTTGCCGAGCTTCTTGCCGAGCAGCTTGAAGTTCGGCATCACCTCGTGGTCGACGTACTTCTCGGGGGCGTCGCTGTAGGCGACCGCCTTGACGTTGAGCTCGTCCTGGATGACGCCGGCGTGCTCCTCGAGCCACGCCTGGTGCGTGTTGTCGGCCAGGATCACCTCGACGGTCGAGAGCGGCTGCCGCACCTTGAGGACGGCGCCTTCGCGGGCGCGGCGGCCGAGTGAGCTGATCAGCCGCACCAGGTCCATCCGCTCGGAGAGGTCTTCGTCGACGACCTTGGAGTCGGCCTCTGGGTAGTCGCACAGGTGCACGCTCTCCAGAGCGGCGCCGTCGAACACGCCGGCGAGGTTCTGCCAAAAGTTCTCGGCCAGGAATGGCGTGAACGGGGCGATCAGCTTGGCGCTGGTCACCAGGCACTCGTACAGCGTCCAGTAGGCGTCGAGCTTCTCGGCCGAGCGTTTGTCCTTGGCCCAGAAGCGGTCGCGGCTGCGGCGAACCCACCAGTTGGAGAGCGCGTCGACAAACGTGGTGATCGCGTCGCAGGCGCCGTAGTTGTCGTACGCGTCCATCCGATCGGTCACCAGGCCGGCCGTGCGGTGCAGCTCGCTGATGATCCAGCGGTCTAGCTCGGCGCGGTCGGCGAGCGGGCGGTAGGAGTCCGCGGCGGCGAAGTCGCTCGGGGCGAGCTGCCCAATCCCCCTCCCTTGCAGGGAGGGGTTAGGGGAGGGTAGAGCGTCGCCCGTAGTTGCAACCGTCTTCTGATTTGCGGCCGTACCCCCTCCCTCAGTCCCTCCCCCCGAGCGGGAGGGAGGCTGGGGCGCGGCTCCACCGCCTAGTTCGGTCGCCGGATCAAACTCGTCGATATTGGCGTAGATCACGAAAAAGCTGTAGCAGTTCCACAGCCGCAGCAGGAACTCCGGGATGCTGTCCTTGATCGCCTGCTCGCTGTAGCGGATCGAGGTCCACGGCGGCTGGTTGGCGAACAGGTACCAGCGGAGCGCGTCGGCGCCGTACTTGTCGAAGATCTGGTTCGGCTCGCGGTAGTTCCGCTTGCTCTTGGACATCTTCTGCCCGTCCTCGCCCAGCATCAGGCCCAGCACGATGCAGTTCTTGAATGGGTGGGGATACGATTGCGGATCTCGGATTGCGGACTGCGGATTCTCTGGGCTCTCGCCCCAGAGCATGGTTGAAATCGCCAGCTGGCTGTAGAACCAGCCGCGGGTCTGGTCGATCGCCTCGGAGATGAAGTCGGCGGGGAACTGGCTCTCGAAACGCTCGCGGGGCTCGCCCTCGGCCTCGCCCTTGAAGCCCCACTGCGCGAACGGCATCGCGCCGGAGTCGTACCAGCAGTCGATCACCTCGGTGACGCGGCGCATGCGGGCGCCCTTGGCGTGGGGGCTGTCGTAGGTGACCTCGTCGATGTACGGCTTGTGGACCTTGAGGTCCTCGGGCAGTTCGGGGTTGGCGGCCTTGGCCTGCTCCCACGCCTGGGTCCCGGCGACGCCGGGCTTGGCGAGAAGCTCCTCGTAGCCGCCGATCGCCTCCTGCTTGCCGGTTTTTTCGCACTGCCAGATCGGCAGCGGGGTGCCCCAGTAGCGTTCGCGGGAGAGCGCCCAATCGACGTTCGACTCGAGGAACTTGCCCATCCGGCCGCCCTTGATGTGCTCGGGCAGCCAGTTGATCTGCTGGTTGTTGGCGATCATCGCGTCCTTGAACGCGGTGGTCTTGATGAACCAGCT
This window harbors:
- a CDS encoding RluA family pseudouridine synthase, coding for MPASPPHELPADLTVDEADHGKRIDAFIAAALPGFSRSLLRKAIDTGAVAVDGTKRKPSFRVETGMTVRVDSFELPQEGPAPQAIALDILHEDDDLIVVNKPPGMVVHPAKGHWEGTLASALAHHFGQLSDIGGAARPGIVHRLDRDTSGVLVVAKHNRAHEHLAAQFHDRTTEKRYLAITQGVPDRDEDVVDKPIGDHPHSREKKAVRIGHPSSRDALTRLKVLERFRGFALVECMPKTGRTHQIRLHLAHIHCAVLCDRLYGGRNQITEGELTTGRPGGEVVLARQALHATQLSIDHPTTGERVTFQAKLPTDIEQTVSRLRAAK
- the mscL gene encoding large-conductance mechanosensitive channel protein MscL; protein product: MGLIAEFKKFALRGNVVDLAVGIVIGAAFKDIVTALVDKIIMPVIGAITGGINFGDRAFKLPVPGLDAADQPEIGYGALLQASINFLIIAFALFLVIKAINKVEEQFADPGQPDPAPPPEDIKLLREIRDALVKNEG
- the purN gene encoding phosphoribosylglycinamide formyltransferase, with protein sequence MPDASKMKIAVLISGSGRTLKNFIDLAREGSLPVEIKLVVASSGQATGQQFADDAGIAREVIERKGFDSHEAYGEAIFAACRHAGVDLVVMAGFLKFAPVPPDFEGRVVNIHPSLIPSFCGHGMYGDRVHQAVLNYGAKVTGVTVHFVDNEYDNGPIIWQQPVPVFDDDDAHTLAARVFEAEKEAYPHVLKLLANGRVHVEGRKVTIGGRG
- a CDS encoding arsinothricin resistance N-acetyltransferase ArsN1 family B encodes the protein MVPTKIRDATPADFDAIAAVYNHYIANTVVTFELEPVTPEEIGRRIETVTRDNPWLVLETGEGVVGYAYASRWHARAAYRHTLETSVYLSPAACGNGHGRRLYDELLRRLEGRGVHVLMAGIALPNAASVTLHERLGFVKAAHYTEVGYKFDRWIDVGYWQKTLTNPIEHA
- the ileS gene encoding isoleucine--tRNA ligase, translated to MFKPADGSPNFPQLEEDVLRFWKENNVYHKSLDRREGAEPFVFYEGPPTANGMPHPGHCLTRAIKDVFPRYKTMRGYRCERKAGWDTHGLPVEVEVCKELGIHSKEEIEAHGVEPFIQKCQASVWRYMQEWERLTERLGFWVDLDKAYVTYHQSYVESVWWSLKQLFDRDLLYQGHKIVWWWAQGGTALSAGEVGQGYRQVADPSVYVKFPLLEEGVPSKTSLIVWTTTPWTLPSNQFAAVHPEIEYAKVADAEEGGSYILAKDLVQPLAEKLKRELTVEETFPGADLVGLRYIPPFECYYTLAAAQRRQMLREQEGSQPDTTPFDLGGGQQGRLKSGGEAYTAWRVVPADFVTTDSGSGVVHQAPAFGEVDYEVLVAQQELFEPGQGPALINCVGPDGKFTAEAPEFVRGRWVKDCDKDITRKLKERGLLFHQEQYLHDYPFCWRADDDPLIQYPRESWFIKTTAFKDAMIANNQQINWLPEHIKGGRMGKFLESNVDWALSRERYWGTPLPIWQCEKTGKQEAIGGYEELLAKPGVAGTQAWEQAKAANPELPEDLKVHKPYIDEVTYDSPHAKGARMRRVTEVIDCWYDSGAMPFAQWGFKGEAEGEPRERFESQFPADFISEAIDQTRGWFYSQLAISTMLWGESPENPQSAIRDPQSYPHPFKNCIVLGLMLGEDGQKMSKSKRNYREPNQIFDKYGADALRWYLFANQPPWTSIRYSEQAIKDSIPEFLLRLWNCYSFFVIYANIDEFDPATELGGGAAPQPPSRSGGGTEGGGTAANQKTVATTGDALPSPNPSLQGRGIGQLAPSDFAAADSYRPLADRAELDRWIISELHRTAGLVTDRMDAYDNYGACDAITTFVDALSNWWVRRSRDRFWAKDKRSAEKLDAYWTLYECLVTSAKLIAPFTPFLAENFWQNLAGVFDGAALESVHLCDYPEADSKVVDEDLSERMDLVRLISSLGRRAREGAVLKVRQPLSTVEVILADNTHQAWLEEHAGVIQDELNVKAVAYSDAPEKYVDHEVMPNFKLLGKKLGKLMPKVKFALNQASGSELLANLRDNGKINLTVEGQEVELLPAEVEIRITAKEGWASANDRGVVVVLATELTDELIAEGLAQDLKRAIQDRRKEIGCEFTDRIEIGVETDAQPVRQAVEQHQEYLAGETLADKLLLQPLSGVEPVDIALGDHAAKLYVRRLA